CCCTGACGCGCCGCGCCGCTGACCAAGCGTCAGCGGAATGATCCATTCCGTTATGGTTCCGGAAAATGGAGATGCCCGATCGCTGGCGACGGGGGATGCACCAGCGACCGGGCTTCCAGAACGGTAACAAGAGATCTGCGGTTCGCAAATTCGATCTCGGGTATTCGGACAGGGATTCAGCTTCCCTTTGAGTGAGTTGTGACTGGAGTCACTCGGGATTTCCCGGCCCGCTCCCTCGGCGCCCAGACGGCCCCCGGCCCGGTGGTACGGCCCCCGGGCCGGGAGCGGAACTCAGCTCAGGGTGATCTGACGGTTGGTCAGCCCGCCGCGCGCGCGACGTTCCCCGGCCGTAAGCGGAACGTCCTTCGCAAGAGCATCGGCGAGCCGCTCCGCGAACTCGGCCGCGGGCTTCTCGCACTCCTCGGCGCCCATGCCGACAGGCAGGTCCCAGACGGGGACCATCAGGCCGTGCGCCCGGAAGGAGCCGACGAGCCGGGTGCCCTCGCCGAGGGAGCTCGCATCGGCGGCGTGCAGCCGGGCCAGCGCGTCGAGGAGCTCCTCCTCCGGGTGGGGCATGACCCAGCGCAGATGGTTCTTCTCCGGGGTCTCGCACCAGTACGCGGCGTCCACCCCGGCGAGCTTCGCGGTGGGGATCGCGGCGGAGTTCGCCCGTTCCAGGGAGGCCGCGACCTCCGGCGACGCGGCCTCCCCCGCGGTCTCCGGGAGCCAGAACTCGAAGCCGGAGTGGACCTCCGGGGCGAACACGGCGTCCGGGTCCAGCAGGTCCTGGAGCCGGGGGCCGTCGCCGGAGACCCGCTCCCCCGCCACCGGGCTGCCGGGCTCCGCCGTCAGCGCACGGCTCAGGGTGTCCGCGAGATCACGGCTGAGGTCGCCGGACGAGGTGTCGTTCTGGAGACCGAGCAGCACGGAGCCGTCCTCCCGGCGCAGGGCGGGCCAGGCCATCGGCAGGACCGTCGCGAGCGTCACCGACGGCACGCCGTCGGGCAGCCCGCCCGCGAGGGTGAGCCGTACGGTCGCGGCGGGTACCAGCTCGCGCAGCGCGACCCAGTCGCACTCGCCCGCCAGCCCCTCGAAGGGCCGGTGGACCAGCTCGGTCACGGCGTGCGCGGCGGCGCGACCGTGGCACGCCTTGTAGCGGCGGCCCGACCCGCAGGGGCAGGGCTCCCGGGCCCCGACCACGGGCACGGGCTCATGGGCACCGGCGGCCCGTTCCCTGGTCCGGGCGTTCGATGCCTTGGTCTGGGGGCGCTTCTTGGCCATGGTGCGGCTTCTCCCGAGTGCGGCGGTGCTGCTGGGCGTCGTGCGTACCGACCGGGCTGCCGGTGCCGATGCCCCGGGCCGCCCCGGTCGGCGGTGCTGGTCCGCCCCCGACCCTAGCCGCCCACCGGGCACCCGCTGCCATGGCGCCCGGTGGGCGGCCCCGGTGCTCTCTCCCGCCGTGTCCCGTGGTGGCACGGCTCCCCGGCCGTTCTTCCGGACCGGTGCGCTCCCGGCTTCCGCCGCCTTCCGCGGTCGCACGGCTCCCCGGGCTTTCCGGGCTTCCCGGCCGTTCTTCCGGTCCGGGGCCCGGCCCTCGACCGCCGCCTGGCCCTGGCTCCTCGTCGGCCACCGCCTGCTTGCCGGCCACCGGCCGCTCAGTGCTGCCGGTGGCCGGCCGACGGCCCGCCGGGGCCGCCTTCAGCCGAGCTCGTCGTAGACCTCCATGAGGTCGTAGCCGGTGTTGTAGCCCTCGTAACCGGAGGATGTGACGCGCGTAGCGAAATCGTCGTGACGGGGCCTCGCCCGCAGAACCGCCCATACGGTGACCTCACCCGCCGCACTGTCGTCCCGTACGCCCCAGGACTGTGCCAGCGCACTGATGATGTTGAGCCCCCGGCCGCCGCGGGCGGTGACCGACGGTGTGGCCGGTACCGGGCGGGTGGGACCGCCGCCGTCCGTCACCTCGATCGTCAGCCGCGCCGCTCCGTCGACCCGCCAGGCCGCGCGTACGGCTCCTCTGTCTCCTTCGTTCCGCTCCGTGCGCCCCAGCGGCCTGGCATACCGGCAGGCATTGCTGAGCAGCTCCGAGAGCACCAGGACTGCGTCGTCCACCACCGCGTCGGGCACGCCCCGGCCGCGCAGCTCCGCGCGCATCCGGTGCCGTGCCTCTCCCACGCCCGCAGGGCCATGGGGTACGGCCATGCTCGACGACGTGGGCACATTCTGTGCCACCACCAACGCCACCCCCGAGACCTCCTTTGCCCCACGCCACGGTGTGAATGCCCCAATGGACTGGACCGGAAACCGTTCGAGCGCGGGCCGGTGACGCACACCTGACGTTCGGGCACGGTTCGAACGCGCCGGTGCACTCCGGGTAATCCGGGTCATCCGAGTGACTCCTGCTGCTGGGGTTTATCCGCGACCCAGTTGGGAGAGGACTTGCCGGGGGCGATTCGTGATGATCGCGTCCACTCCCAGCCGGGCGCAGAGCTCGACGTCCTCGGGCTCGTTCACCGTCCAGACATGGACCTGGTGGCCCGCCCGGTGCAGCCGGTCGACGAGCCCCGGCTGATTGCGGACGAGACGGATGCCGGGCCCGGCGATCCGCGCCCCCGCGGGCAGCCGCCCGTCCCGCAGCCAGGGGCTCGCGAACTGCATCAGATAGACGGTCGGCACGGTGGGCGCCGCCGCCGCGATCCGGTGCAGCGAACGGGCCGAGAAGCTCATGATCCGTACGGTGGACTCCCCGGCCGACGACGGCGCGGCGAGCCCGAAGCGGTCGAGCAGCGCGACCAGGCGCTCCTCGACCCGGCCCGCCCAGCGGGTGGGGTGCTTGGTCTCGATGGCGAGTTCGATCCGGCGGCCCGAGTCGGCGACGAGTTCGAGGAGCCGTTCCAGGGTGAGGACGGCGGTGAGCGCGGGGTCCGTGCGGTCGGGGACCTCGGTGGCGTCCTCGCGCCCCTTCCAGGTGCCGAAGTCCAGGGTGGCGAGATCCGCCAGCTCCAGGGCGGAGACGGCGCCCCGGCCGTTGGAGGTGCGGTTGACCCGGCGGTCGTGGACGCAGACGAGATGGCCGTCGGAGGTGAGCCGGACATCGCATTCGAGCGCGTCGGCGCCGTCCTCGATCGCCCTCATGTACGCGGCGAGGGTGTGCTCGGGGGCGTCCTCCGAGGCTCCCCGGTGGGCGACGACCTGGATGTGGTGCTGCCGTGCTTGAGTCACCGCGTCATGGTGTCACCGCGACGGGATGGGCGGCGCGATGGGGGCCGGTTCCGGGCGGTGCCGACTGTTGCCCTCTATATAACGAATATTCGTATGTAAAGGCGGACCGGGAGAAGCACAGGTCCCGCTTACAGTGGCCTGACGAGCCATGGGAAATGCTGGTCCAGGACACTCCGGAAGACGCTCCGGGGTGTCCCGCACGGATCGGCACCGATCGGCAGGGGCCGGCGTGAGCCGGCATGAGTCGGCATGGACCGCACGGATCTATACGGACCTGAGGAGAAGAGAGCTGTGAGCACCGAGAACGAGGGCACTGAGGGGATCGCGCAGCCAGCCGCCCCGTCGGCACCTCCTGTGCCGGCAGCGGCTCCCGACGGCGCACCGGCCGCCCCTCAGCCGATGGCGCACGCTCCGGCACCCGCGGGTCAGGGCCCCGCGGCGGGTCAGGCCCCGTACCCGGTGCCGGGGCAGAGCCCGTCGGGTGAGATCCCTCCCGGTCAGATCCCTTCCGGCGAGGTGCCGCCGCCGCAGCAGCCGGTTCCCGGGCATCCGGGTGCCCCCGGCCATCCGCAGGGCGGCACCGGCTGGCCCCCGCCGCCGCCCACGCTCCCCGTGTACGGCGGCGGCGGTGCGTACGGCGGCGGTGAACCGGTCTGGGGCGCTCCGGTCCCGGCCCCGGCACCCCGGCGGCGCTCCGGCGTCCTCATCGCCGCGGTGCTGATCTCCGCCCTGGTGGCGGGCGGTGTCGGCGGCGGCCTCGGCTACTGGCAGGCCAACCGCAGCGACAGCACCAGCTCGACGACGGTGGCCGCCGCCGAGCTGCCCAAGGACCTCAAGCGGGAGCCGGGCACGGTCTCGGCCGTCGCGGCGCAGGCCCTGCCGAGTGTCGTCACCATCCAGGCGGCCTCCGCCTCCGCCCGGACCGACGGCGGCTTCGGCGAGCCGGGCGGCCGGGCCCCGGGGGGCGGTGGCACCGGCACCGGCTTCGTCTACGACAAGGAAGGCCACATCCTCACCAACAACCATGTGGTGGCCTCCGCCGCGGACGGCGGCACGCTGTCGGTGACCTTCTCCGACAACAAGTCGTTCGAGGCCGAGGTCGTCGGCCGGGCCGAGGGCTACGACGTCGCCGTCCTCAAGCTGAAGAGCGCCCCCTCCGGGCTGGCCCCGCTGCCCCTCGGCAACTCGGACCGGGTGGCCGTGGGCGACTCGACGATCGCGATCGGCGCCCCGTTCGGCCTCTCGAACACGGTCACCACCGGCATCATCAGCGCCAAGAGCCGCCCGGTGGCCTCCGGCGACGGCTCCGGCGCGGGCAACCAGTCCTATATGAGCGCCCTCCAGACCGACGCCTCGATCAACCCGGGCAACTCCGGCGGCCCGCTGCTCGACGCCCGCGGCGCCGTGATCGGCATCAACTCCGCCATCCAGTCCACGGCCGGTCCGGGCCAGTCCCAGGCGGGCTCCATCGGCCTGGGCTTCGCCATCCCGATCAACCAGGCGAAGAACGTCGCCGAGCAGCTGATCAAGACCGGCGAGCCCGTCTACCCGGTGATCGGCGCCACGGTCAACATGGTCGACAAGGGCACCGGCGCCGAGATCACCTCCCAGGGCGTCGACGGCACGGCCATCGTCCCGAACGGCCCGGCCGACAAGGCCGGCCTGGAGGAGAACGACGTCATCACCCGCTTCAACGACAAGCCGATCGACAGCGGCCCCGCCCTGATCGGCGAGATCTGGAACCACAAGCCCGGCGACAAGGTGAAGCTCACCTACGAACGCGACGGCAAGCAGAAGACGGTGGACATCACCCTCGGCCAGCGCACCGGCGACAACCGCTCCTGACCCCCGCCCCGCCCCCGCCCCCCAACCGGTACGCTTGACCCGCTCGTCCGCCGCCACCGGCAGCGGACGGGGGGTGGGTTGCCCGAGCGGCCTAAGGGAACGGTCTTGAAAACCGTCGTGGCAGCGATGTCACCGTGGGTTCAAATCCCACACCCACCGCCAGATCAGAGTATGTGCAGGTCAGAAGGGGTGTCCCGTTCCCGGGGCGCCCCTTCTGCATGGGCTCTGGCTCACCTTGATCCGCCCCTGTCACGCCCTTGACCAGCGTGTGTGGACCAGGCGTGGACCAGAGAGAGGTACCGGACGGTTCGTGGACCGCCAAAAGGATTCCGTCTGGTTCCTCTTCATGTGAGCCGCCTCTCTTGCTCGGTAGCGGTAATCATGAACTAGGAGCGGGCTCTATCAATCAGCACACCGAAAAGCCAGACAAGCCGCAGGGCTCTCAACGTGCCAAGCAGAAGAAACGGCCCGGGCCGGGCGCGCACACCCGGTCTTCCGTGGCGGGTCTCCCGTGGCCGGGGCGGACGGCCTGCGCGGCTTCGCCCGGCCGCGTGCTCGGGTGCATCACCACCTGGGCGACCGCCTTGCCAACTGCCCTGTCTCTTCGGTGTATCTGCCGTCCTCTCTCGCGTGGCGGTACGGGCAAGGCCGTCCGAGAGAACGACGATCACCCCGGTACCACCGGGCGCCAGGGTTCTGAACAGGGACTCTTTGACCGGGCCACCCCGGATGCTGTCCAGGCGAGGGGGTGGTCCGGTCGTTGATGTCTCAGCGGTTCCCGATCACATCGGGCAGACCGAGGATGAGCGGTTCAGGGGGCGGCACGCCGCCCGAACGACTGCCAACGGACGGTTGGGGCGCGATCTTCCAGGAGTGCCCGCCACCGTGCCCGGCGAAGAAGCAGCACGACGGCACGTCAGGCGTCGGCCCAAGGTGTCCGCAGTCCGGCAGGCTCGCCAGGTACAGGGCGTCATCGAGCCACACCGTCCACAGGGCACTGCCCTCCAGGGTTTCCAGCAGGGCGTAGTGGTGGCCCGAGGCATGCGGGTCCAGGATGCAGAAGACCCAAGAGTCCTGATGTGCCTGGTAGAGAGGGCCGTCCGGGGCGAAGACCAGCTCGTGCGGCAACTCGACCGTGGCACCGCAGCGTCGACGTGTCATCGCGACGGCTCCGGAGTCGGCTGGACCCCCGTACAACGGGGGCAGTAGCAGGGCGGGTACGGGATGCCGTTCTTTGGAAGGCAGTCCCCGTCCCCATCGCCTTCACGGACGACCGTGGACGGCCCCCAGGTGCGACCGGAGTCCCGTGACACCCGCAGCGTCATGCGCGACTTGCCCTTCCCGCCGAAGCTGGGGCGCTTCATCCCACCCACCCCAGCCACTTCGCGGAATGGACGGAGAGAACGCCGTACACGAGGACGTACGGTCCGACCATGGCGATCTCGTAGCCGCTCAGCCGAGGGCGCGACGGACGGGGACGCGTCGCCGCGTCGTCGGGGGAGGGACGGCAACGGCGCAGAGGCGCGGGCAGCCGGGACAGGAACGCCCGGGTGAGGCGGGGGATGTGCATCAGCACGACAAGGCTCCTCAACAGGAGAGGGGAGACCTTCACAGCGACGGGGGTGCCGGAAGGTCTGGTGATCTTCGCGCTGGCCGCCAGGACGGGGGAACCTCCCCCTAACCCCATTTGGGGACGTCCCGCGTTTGATAGAACGTCCCTAGTGCCGTCCCAAGACCCAGGGGGAGACTCATGCCGAACGAGAGACTACGAGCGGCCATGGCGGCCGGAGGCTGGACGTACGCGACCCTCGCGAAGGCGGTCGAGGTCGACCCCAAGTCGGTGGAACGATGGGCCAATCTCGGCCGTACGCCGCGCCGTACGACCGCCCTGGCGGCAGCGAACGCCCTGGGAGAGAACGTGCACGCACTCTGGCCCGCCCTACGACAGGCACGCCCCGCCCGAGCCATAAGCCCTGAGCTGGTGGCCCTTTACGAGCAGCGGGCGGACGTGCCCGTATCCACGTTCGTGGACCTGATCACTCAGGCACGTGAACGGATCGATGTCCTGGTGTACGCGGCGATCTTCCTGCACGAGGCGTACCCCCGACTGAATGACCTTCTCAAGGAACGGGTGGCCGAAGGCTGCCAGGTCCGTATAGCCATCGGCGACCCCGCCAGCGAGAACGTCCAGGCACGCGGCCAGGAGGAGCGCTTCGGCCATGGCATCGAGTCCCGGTGCCGTCTCGCCCTGATGCACTATCGGCCGCTGGTCGGCGTGCCCGGCATCGAGGTGCGGACCCACGACACCACGCTCTACAACTCGCTGTACCGCGCCGACGATCACCTTCTGGTCAACGCCCACGTCTGGGGCGTGAACGCGTACGGGGCGCCGATGTGGCATCTTCGCCGCAGCGAGGGCGGAGGGATATTCGACACCTACGTGAAGAGCTTCGACGCCGTGTGGGCGGCGGCGGCCCCGGTGCATCAGGAGGGATGAGCGTGGCGCGGACCGAGTTCTACGACGACCCCGAGGCGCCCGAGCCGAACAGCATGGTCGTCGCGGCCTCAGCCGTGGTCACCGACGAGCGGGGGCGGATTCTGCTCCAGCGGCGGCGGGACAACGATCTGTGGGCGCTGCCCGGGGGCGGGATGGATCTGACCGACTCCCTGCCAGGGACGGCGGTCCGGGAGGTACGAGAGGAAACCGGCCTGGAGGTGGAGATCACGGGTCTGGTCGGCACGTACACCGACCCGAAGCACATCATCGCGTATACGGACGGCGAGGTACGGCGACAGTTCAACGTCTGTTTCACCGCGCGGATCACCGGTGGGCAGCTTGCGATCTCGGACGAGTCGACGGAGCTTCGATTTGTCTCTCCGGAGGAACTGGACGAGTTGCCCATGCACCCGACCCAGCGGCTCAGGATCGGACACTTCCTGGAGGGCCGGGAGCGGCCGTATCTCGGCTGAGGCCGGTTTGTGGCTCAGTGCCGAGGCTGTGGACCAGGCGTGGACCACGGCCCGGCCCGACGCGGCCCCAGGGAGGGGAAGAGCCTGGTCAGAGGCGGGTTCTCCGCTCCAGCCGCAGCCCTCTTGAAACCGTCGAGGCAGCGATGTCACCGTGGGTTCAAATCCCACACCCACCGCCACACGTCGGCGAACGCGCCGACCGCAAGGGGTGCTCCTCGAAGAGGGGCACCCCTTGCGCGTGCCGTCTGTCCCACTCGTGAGACCGGCCGCACCCCGGACGGGAGCTGTGGGTGCCCCACCGCCCCATGTCGTGCTTCAGGGTGGTCGCCGCCGTGCCGGTTCTCGAATGTAAGTTCGATGGAATTTTCTGGATTATAGGAGTAAATCGGGCTTGAGGGGTGTGAGGGAGGCCGAGGAGTCATCGAGGTGGGAGGTGCGGCATGGAGGGTTTTGCGCATCTGCATGTCGCGACGGGCTACTCGGCGCGCTATGGGGCCTCGCACCCCCGGGAGCTGGTGGCGCGGGCCGCCGAGCGGGGCATGGAAGTGCTCGCGGTGACCGATCGGGACGGGGTCGCCGGGGTGGTGCGGTTCGCCAAGGCGGCTCGTGGGGGTGGGGTGCGGGCGGTGTTCGGGGTGGACATGGGGGTGGAGGCGTTTGTTCCGGGGCGGGAGGCCGTAGTGCGGGCGCCCGTGCGCGGGGGTGCGTATGTCCGGGAGCCGCCGCTGAGGATCACCCTGCTGGCGCGGGACCCGCGCGGCTGGGCGGAGCTGTGCCGACTGGTCTCGGCCGCCCACGCCCGGCCCGTCGACGGGCACCCGGTGATCCCCCGGGAGGCGTTCACCGCAGCCGCGGACACCGGGCTGAC
The nucleotide sequence above comes from Streptomyces clavuligerus. Encoded proteins:
- a CDS encoding DUF5926 family protein, producing MAKKRPQTKASNARTRERAAGAHEPVPVVGAREPCPCGSGRRYKACHGRAAAHAVTELVHRPFEGLAGECDWVALRELVPAATVRLTLAGGLPDGVPSVTLATVLPMAWPALRREDGSVLLGLQNDTSSGDLSRDLADTLSRALTAEPGSPVAGERVSGDGPRLQDLLDPDAVFAPEVHSGFEFWLPETAGEAASPEVAASLERANSAAIPTAKLAGVDAAYWCETPEKNHLRWVMPHPEEELLDALARLHAADASSLGEGTRLVGSFRAHGLMVPVWDLPVGMGAEECEKPAAEFAERLADALAKDVPLTAGERRARGGLTNRQITLS
- a CDS encoding ATP-binding protein → MRHRPALERFPVQSIGAFTPWRGAKEVSGVALVVAQNVPTSSSMAVPHGPAGVGEARHRMRAELRGRGVPDAVVDDAVLVLSELLSNACRYARPLGRTERNEGDRGAVRAAWRVDGAARLTIEVTDGGGPTRPVPATPSVTARGGRGLNIISALAQSWGVRDDSAAGEVTVWAVLRARPRHDDFATRVTSSGYEGYNTGYDLMEVYDELG
- a CDS encoding glycerophosphodiester phosphodiesterase, translated to MTQARQHHIQVVAHRGASEDAPEHTLAAYMRAIEDGADALECDVRLTSDGHLVCVHDRRVNRTSNGRGAVSALELADLATLDFGTWKGREDATEVPDRTDPALTAVLTLERLLELVADSGRRIELAIETKHPTRWAGRVEERLVALLDRFGLAAPSSAGESTVRIMSFSARSLHRIAAAAPTVPTVYLMQFASPWLRDGRLPAGARIAGPGIRLVRNQPGLVDRLHRAGHQVHVWTVNEPEDVELCARLGVDAIITNRPRQVLSQLGRG
- a CDS encoding S1C family serine protease; this translates as MSTENEGTEGIAQPAAPSAPPVPAAAPDGAPAAPQPMAHAPAPAGQGPAAGQAPYPVPGQSPSGEIPPGQIPSGEVPPPQQPVPGHPGAPGHPQGGTGWPPPPPTLPVYGGGGAYGGGEPVWGAPVPAPAPRRRSGVLIAAVLISALVAGGVGGGLGYWQANRSDSTSSTTVAAAELPKDLKREPGTVSAVAAQALPSVVTIQAASASARTDGGFGEPGGRAPGGGGTGTGFVYDKEGHILTNNHVVASAADGGTLSVTFSDNKSFEAEVVGRAEGYDVAVLKLKSAPSGLAPLPLGNSDRVAVGDSTIAIGAPFGLSNTVTTGIISAKSRPVASGDGSGAGNQSYMSALQTDASINPGNSGGPLLDARGAVIGINSAIQSTAGPGQSQAGSIGLGFAIPINQAKNVAEQLIKTGEPVYPVIGATVNMVDKGTGAEITSQGVDGTAIVPNGPADKAGLEENDVITRFNDKPIDSGPALIGEIWNHKPGDKVKLTYERDGKQKTVDITLGQRTGDNRS
- a CDS encoding NUDIX domain-containing protein, producing the protein MARTEFYDDPEAPEPNSMVVAASAVVTDERGRILLQRRRDNDLWALPGGGMDLTDSLPGTAVREVREETGLEVEITGLVGTYTDPKHIIAYTDGEVRRQFNVCFTARITGGQLAISDESTELRFVSPEELDELPMHPTQRLRIGHFLEGRERPYLG